Proteins co-encoded in one Nicotiana sylvestris chromosome 7, ASM39365v2, whole genome shotgun sequence genomic window:
- the LOC104224809 gene encoding cytochrome P450 CYP72A219-like, whose translation MVSKWEKIVSEKGSYELDLWPNLETLTSDALSRAAFGSNYEEVMKPFPLPGASYLPTKSNRRVKEIAREVRSSLEGIISQRLKAIEAKEAGNHDDLLGVLLESNLREIKEGQNKNLGMSMDEVIEECGFFYFAGHESTSLLIMWALVLLSKHLDWHERPREEILQVLGGQKSDFDDLSTKNCKFFFTSAANILWN comes from the exons ATGGTGAGCAAATGGGAGAAGATTGTCTCTGAAAAAGGGTCATATGAGTTGGATTTGTGGCCCAATCTTGAAACTTTGACTTCTGATGCACTTTCACGAGCTGCATTTGGTTCAAACTATGAAGAAG TTATGAAACCATTTCCTCTTCCTGGAGCAAG TTATTTACCGACTAAATCAAATAGAAGGGTAAAGGAGATAGCTAGGGAAGTGAGATCTTCCCTTGAAGGTATTATTAGTCAAAGGTTGAAGGCAATTGAAGCAAAAGAAGCTGGGAATCATGATGACTTACTGGGAGTATTACTAGAATCCAATTTAAGGGAAATTAAAGAAGGTCAAAACAAGAATCTGGGAATGAGCATGGACGAGGTAATTGAAGAATGTGGATTCTTCTATTTTGCTGGGCACGAGTCAACTTCACTTCTGATTATGTGGGCATTAGTTCTATTATCGAAGCATTTGGACTGGCATGAGCGTCCTAGAGAAGAGATTTTACAAGTTCTTGGAGGCCAAAAATCAGATTTTGATGATTTATCGActaaaaattgtaagtttttcTTCACCTCTGCAGCGAACATTCTCTGGAATTAA